The window ATTTTATTTCCTTTCCGTACAGCTCATGAAAGGCGATGGAAGTGGCAACGCTTAAAGGAATCCCCTTATAAGCCGGCCCAAACAGAACATCAAAATCATCCCCGAAATTATCGTGGATAGCCTTTGCATAGTACTCACCCAGCTTTTTAAGCTGTGCCCCCGTCACATAAGAGCCTGCATTCATAAAAAACGGGGACTTTCTTCCGCTTTTCAGCGTGAAGTCGCCAAATTTAAGGACTTTGCTGTCCACCATAAACTCAATAAATTCCTGCTTATACTGTTCCATCTTTTTATCCTCTCTATTCAAAATCATGGGATTACCGTACAGCGCCTATCAGTTCCCCAATATCTTCTATATGATATTTCTTCATATAATCCTCTATGCCCCTGACTACCTCTTCCGCTGCATAAGGATTCCGGAAATTCGCCGTTCCCACGGAAACAGCCGTAGCTCCTGCAAGAATAAATTCCACTGCATCCTCGGCATTCATGATTCCTCCCATGCCGATAATAGGAAGCTTCACCGCATTGGCCGCCTGATATACCATGCGTACTGCAATGGGCTTAATGGCCGGGCCGGATAAACCTCCTGTTTTATTAGCCACCGCAAAGGTGCGGCGGTTAATATCGATTTTCATGCCGGTTAAGGTATTGATGAGAGACAGCACATCTGCGCCGCCGGCCTCAGCCGCCTTTGCCATTACACAAATATCCGTCACGTTTGGACTCAGTTTCATGATAACCGGCTGTTTTGCATATTTTTTAACTTCCCTGGTTATGGCCTCCACCGCCTTGGGATCCTGCCCAAAAGCGATTCCGCCTTCTTTTACATTGGGGCAGGAGATGTTGATCTCCAGCATATCCACCGGCTCATCTGCCAGTCTTTCCACCACCTGGATATAATCCTCTGTAGTCTTTCCGCAGACATTGACAATGATTTTTGTATCGTATCGCTTTAAAAACGGAATGTCTCTCTTAATGAAGACCTCCATTCCCGGATTCTGAAGGCCAATGGCATTGATCATGCCTCCGTAGGTTTCCGCGATTCTGGGTGTTGGGTTACCCGGCCACGGCACATTAGCCACACCCTTTGTAACCACAGCGCCCAAATGATTCAAATTGATCATCTCGCTGTATTCCTCACCGGAACCAAAGGTGCCGGAAGCAGTCATAACCGGATTCTTAAGCTCCACTCCGGCCAGATTCACTTTCGTATTCATCTAAAATTCTACCTCCTCGGCCTTAAATACCGGACCATCCTTGCAGATACGCTTGTTGTGGACCATGGAATGTTCATCTACCTGGGAACTTTTACAGACACAGGCAAGACAGGCTCCAATGCCGCAGGCCATCTTCTCCTCCAGAGAAAGATAACACTCCATTCCATTTTCAAAAGCATAAGCCTTCAGCGCCTTCAGCATTGGAGTTGGGCCGCAGGCAAAGATCACATCTCCCTGTAAGCCATTCTCCCGGATGGCGTCCAGGACATTTCCTTTTGTTCCGGCGCTTCCATCCTCAGTAGCAATATAGGTATCCCCATAGGGGCGGAACTCCTCGTTTAAAAACAAAGCATCCCGGTATCCAAGAACCACCTGCTTCTCACAAGGCAATTGCTTTGCCAGCTCCAGCATGGGAGGAATTCCGATTCCCCCGCCGATCAAAAAGGCTTTTTTTCCTTTTTCTCCTGCTTCCAGTGGAAATCCATTGCCCAAGGGCCCCAGGATCTCAATGGTGTCCCCTGCCTTGTAATGGGAAAACTCTTCCGTTCCCCCTCCAACGACCCGGTATACCAGCCTTAAAAGACCCTTTTCCTTATCAATCTCGCAAATGCTGATTGGACGGGGCATAAGCTTTGCTCCATCCTTTGTATATAAGTCAACAAACTGTCCCGGCGCTGCCTGGGCAGTAATTTCTTTTGTCTCGATCCACATACTGTATACATCGTCGCCAAGCCATGTCTGGCTTGCAACCACTGCGTTTTCCTTAACTTTTGCCATTGCTTCTCCCCTATAATACCCTGTTAATATCGGAAACCATGTCAATGACCGCCTGCCTGGAAGCTTCGCCGAAATGCTCCCCGCCAAACCGGGCGTAGTTTTCAGATTTATAGGCCGCAATGATTCCTCTTGAGGAGTTTACAATGGCTCCTAAGCCATCTTTATTAAAGCAAGGCTTTAAATCCTCTGCTGTTCCTCCCTGGGCGCCGTATCCAGGCACCAGGAAATAGGTGCTGGGCATAAGCTTACGAAGAATTCTGCTCATCTCCGGGTAGGTGGCTCCCACAACAGCTCCCACATTGCTGTAATCGCCATCCATGCAGTCTGCTCCCCATTC of the Lacrimispora indolis DSM 755 genome contains:
- a CDS encoding dihydroorotate dehydrogenase, giving the protein MNTKVNLAGVELKNPVMTASGTFGSGEEYSEMINLNHLGAVVTKGVANVPWPGNPTPRIAETYGGMINAIGLQNPGMEVFIKRDIPFLKRYDTKIIVNVCGKTTEDYIQVVERLADEPVDMLEINISCPNVKEGGIAFGQDPKAVEAITREVKKYAKQPVIMKLSPNVTDICVMAKAAEAGGADVLSLINTLTGMKIDINRRTFAVANKTGGLSGPAIKPIAVRMVYQAANAVKLPIIGMGGIMNAEDAVEFILAGATAVSVGTANFRNPYAAEEVVRGIEDYMKKYHIEDIGELIGAVR
- a CDS encoding dihydroorotate dehydrogenase electron transfer subunit; translation: MAKVKENAVVASQTWLGDDVYSMWIETKEITAQAAPGQFVDLYTKDGAKLMPRPISICEIDKEKGLLRLVYRVVGGGTEEFSHYKAGDTIEILGPLGNGFPLEAGEKGKKAFLIGGGIGIPPMLELAKQLPCEKQVVLGYRDALFLNEEFRPYGDTYIATEDGSAGTKGNVLDAIRENGLQGDVIFACGPTPMLKALKAYAFENGMECYLSLEEKMACGIGACLACVCKSSQVDEHSMVHNKRICKDGPVFKAEEVEF